In Amycolatopsis coloradensis, one genomic interval encodes:
- a CDS encoding 2-hydroxyacid dehydrogenase — protein MTVTVLVPDEEGVAALSEIDGVRPVRYRHGEPVPPEAAEAEVLVTGDRPSDELWRALPNVKLVQLLVAGAEDWVGKVPDGVLLSTCRGAHGGSSAEWVVAVLLAIYRGLDGFAEGLRRKHWERRTTDTLQGKRVLIIGAGDLGRHLRRRLETFDVRCTMVGANAREGVHGADELPVLLPHHDVTVLMVPLTPHTRGMVDAEFLAAMPDDAILVNVSRGAVVVTDALVAELASGRLRAALDVTDPEPLPAGHLLWDCPGLLLTPHVAGSVSGRRQRAYAVVVRELSHYLGGELPKNLVHGEY, from the coding sequence ATGACTGTGACCGTTCTCGTGCCCGACGAAGAGGGAGTGGCCGCGCTTTCGGAGATCGACGGCGTGCGTCCCGTGAGGTACCGCCACGGCGAGCCGGTGCCTCCCGAAGCCGCCGAGGCCGAGGTCCTCGTGACCGGTGACCGGCCCAGCGACGAGCTCTGGCGCGCACTGCCGAACGTCAAACTCGTGCAGCTGCTGGTGGCGGGTGCCGAGGACTGGGTCGGCAAGGTGCCGGACGGTGTCCTGCTCTCGACCTGCCGCGGCGCGCACGGCGGAAGCTCGGCCGAGTGGGTCGTCGCGGTACTGCTGGCGATCTACCGCGGTCTCGACGGCTTCGCCGAAGGCCTGCGGCGGAAGCACTGGGAACGCCGGACCACCGACACCCTGCAGGGCAAGCGGGTCCTCATCATCGGCGCGGGCGACCTCGGCAGGCATCTGCGCCGTCGGCTGGAGACGTTCGACGTGCGCTGCACGATGGTGGGCGCGAACGCTCGCGAAGGTGTCCACGGCGCCGACGAACTCCCCGTCCTGCTGCCCCACCACGACGTCACGGTGCTCATGGTGCCGCTCACCCCGCACACGCGGGGCATGGTCGACGCGGAGTTCCTGGCGGCGATGCCGGACGACGCGATCCTCGTGAACGTCTCGCGGGGCGCGGTCGTGGTCACCGACGCGCTCGTCGCGGAACTCGCGTCGGGACGGCTGCGCGCCGCGCTCGACGTGACCGACCCGGAGCCGCTGCCCGCCGGGCACCTGCTGTGGGACTGTCCGGGACTGCTGCTGACACCGCACGTCGCGGGCTCCGTGAGCGGGAGGCGGCAGCGCGCCTACGCGGTGGTGGTCCGGGAATTGAGCCACTATCTGGGCGGAGAGTTGCCAAAGAACCTGGTCCACGGCGAATACTGA